Below is a window of Geomonas oryzisoli DNA.
CTACCACGCCAACGTCGGCCTCGACCCGCTCACCGTCCAGATCCAGGGCGGCCATGTCAAGACCGTCGGGCCGAAGGCTTCCGTCGAAGCTCCGGCCATCTACCCGATGAAAGAGTGGAAGTCCCGTTAATAGCTGCATGAAGTATCCCCTGCCGGCAGCAACCGCCGCCGGCAGGGGTTCTCTCCCGTAAAGGGCGAACCACCACGGCCAGAGCGGCCCGGGCGGGTAACCGCCGCCGGTCCAGACGGACCACAAACAACGTAGCTGCCATATTCGCTGGAAACGCAACGCTGGAGGACTTGCTTTATGATGGAACTGCTGCCACAAGCTTTGACCGACGGGATACTGCTGGGGGGGATCTACATCACCATCGCCATCGCATTCTCGCTCACTTACGGGGTCATGCACGTCATCGACTTCGCCGTCGGGGAATGGATCATGTTCGGGGCCTTCACCGGCTACTACCTGAACAAATGGACCGGGCTCGATCCCTTCCTTTTTCTGCCGGTCATTTTCGTCCTCTACTTCGGGGTCGGCTACGTGATCCAGCCGGTGATCCACCGGGTGCTTTCCGGGACCAAGGGTAACCCCTTCCTGATGGGCCTCGTCTTCACCTTCGGTCTGGCCATCATGTTCCGCGGGCTCGCCCTCACCGTTTTCGGCTTCTACTCGAACTCGATCCCGTCCGCCTTCTCGGAAGGATCGTTCGACCTGGAGCCGCTGGGACTGGCCGTGACCATCCCGACCGTGCGCCTGGTGGGTCTCGCCTACGCTCTTGCGATCACCCTGATCCTGCACTACCTCTTAAAAAAGACCAATTTCGGCCTTGGCGTCCGTGCGCTGGCACAGCACAAGGATGCCGCGGGTCTCATGGGAGTGAACAGCAAGCGCACCGGTTCCTACGTGTACGGCATCTATGTCGGCATCTCGGCCATGACCGGCGTGCTTTTGGGCTGTATCCTCTCCATCGGCGCCCAGATGGGCAACGAGTACACCATCTTCGCCTTCTTCGTGGTGGTGCTCGCCGGCATGGGCTACCTGGCCGGCGTGCCCTGGGCGGCGCTCCTTCTGGGCCTGGTGCAGTCGATCTTCATGATCTACTTCAACCCGAGCCACACCCTGCTCGCCGTCTTCGCCATCCTCTACATCATCCTGCTGATTTCCCCGCGCGGGCTGTTCGGCAAGGGGGTCTGACATGAAAAATCGTGGCGCAACCATACTGGCCATCATCGGTGCCGCCCTTTTGATCCTGCCTCTCGTGGTGCACGACACCTTCGTACTGCGTGTCCTCACCGAGGGAGTGATGTGGATCGGGCTCGCCATCGCCTTCGACGTCATCGCCGGCTACACCGGCTACCTGAACTTCGGCCACGGTGCCTTCTTCGGCATCGGCGCCTACACCATCGGCATCCTGATGATGCAGGCTAACCTCCCCTTCTGGGCGGCCCTGCCGGCCGGCGGCGTCGCTGCCGCCATCGTGGCGCTCATCGCGGGCATCCCGACCTTGAGACTGAAAGGGGCCTACTTCGCCATCGCCACCTGGGCGCTCTCCCGTGCGATCCAGCAGCTCGCCCTGAACGTCGAGTTCACCGGCGGCCCGGACGGCATGCGTCTCGAGGCGTTCCTGAACCCGCAGTTCTTCTACTACCTGATGCTGATCACCGTGGGCGCCACCTTCGCCATCCTCTGGTATCTGCTGGAGCGCGCGCCCTTCGGCCTCAAGCTCAAGGCGATCCGCGAGGACGAGGAAGGTGCCAAGGCGCTGGGGCTCAACCCGACCAAGCTGAAGATGCAGTCCTTCATCCTCTCGGCGCTCCCCACCGGCATCCTCGGCGGCATCTATGCCTACTGGATCACCTTCATCGACCCTTCCTCTACGCTGGGTGACATGGTCAGCGACCAGGCGGTGGTCATGGTGGTCTTCGGCGGCATGGGGACCCTGTTCGGACCGGCTCTCGGAGCCATCCTGATCTTCGCCTTCAAGACGATCTTCTGGGCCTACCTGTCCGACTTCCAGCTCCTCTATCTCATCATCCTGGGCGCGCTGATCGCCATCAGCGTCATCTTCATACCCAACGGCCTCTGGGGCACCATGGTCAAGCGCAAGGCGGGTGCCACCAGGCCCGAGCAAAACGCAGAACCGGCATCGGAAACCGCGGTTCTTTCCGCCGTGGCAGCACCGGAAGAGGGGAACTAACTCATGGCTGAACCTATCCTCAAGGTAAATTCGGTAACCAAATGTTTCGGCGGCCTCACCGCGGTCGACGACGTCAGCTTCAGCGTGGAAAAAGGGGAGATCGTCGGCCTCATCGGCCCCAACGGCGCCGGCAAGACCACCCTTTTCAACGTCATTTCCGGCTACTACGCCCCCACCAAGGGGAGCGTCATCTTCCAGGGCAACGACATCTCCGGCAAGCCCCCCTACAACCTGGCGGGAGTCGGCATCGGCCGCACCTTCCAGGTGGTGAAGCCCTTCGCGGGCCTCACCGTGCTGGAGAACGTGACCATCGCCTCCTTCCTGAAGCACCCGAAAAGGGCCGACGCCGAGCGTCACGCCTGGCAGGTGCTGGAGACCACCGGTCTCGCCGACCGCGCCAACGTCTCCGCCGCGGGCCTCACCCTGGCCGGGCGTAAGCGCCTGGAGATCAGCAAGGCGCTGGCCCTGGATCCGTCGTTCCTGCTCCTGGACGAGGTCGTCGCCGGCCTCAACCCGACCGAGGCGGACCGCACCGTCGAGCTGATCATGAAGCTCAAGGCGCAGGGTCTCACCATCCTCATCGTCGAACACATCATGCGCGTCATCATGAACATCTCGGACCGCCTGGTGGTGCTCAATTTCGGCAAGAAGATCGCCGAAGGGACCCCCTCCGAGGTGTCCAGCGATCCGCATGTCGTTCAAGCGTACTTTGGGGAGGAAGCGGCATGAATTTGCTCGACGTCAACGGCATCTCAGTCAATTACGGGGACATCCAGGCCCTGTGGAACATCT
It encodes the following:
- a CDS encoding branched-chain amino acid ABC transporter permease; this encodes MMELLPQALTDGILLGGIYITIAIAFSLTYGVMHVIDFAVGEWIMFGAFTGYYLNKWTGLDPFLFLPVIFVLYFGVGYVIQPVIHRVLSGTKGNPFLMGLVFTFGLAIMFRGLALTVFGFYSNSIPSAFSEGSFDLEPLGLAVTIPTVRLVGLAYALAITLILHYLLKKTNFGLGVRALAQHKDAAGLMGVNSKRTGSYVYGIYVGISAMTGVLLGCILSIGAQMGNEYTIFAFFVVVLAGMGYLAGVPWAALLLGLVQSIFMIYFNPSHTLLAVFAILYIILLISPRGLFGKGV
- a CDS encoding ABC transporter ATP-binding protein; its protein translation is MAEPILKVNSVTKCFGGLTAVDDVSFSVEKGEIVGLIGPNGAGKTTLFNVISGYYAPTKGSVIFQGNDISGKPPYNLAGVGIGRTFQVVKPFAGLTVLENVTIASFLKHPKRADAERHAWQVLETTGLADRANVSAAGLTLAGRKRLEISKALALDPSFLLLDEVVAGLNPTEADRTVELIMKLKAQGLTILIVEHIMRVIMNISDRLVVLNFGKKIAEGTPSEVSSDPHVVQAYFGEEAA
- a CDS encoding branched-chain amino acid ABC transporter permease — encoded protein: MKNRGATILAIIGAALLILPLVVHDTFVLRVLTEGVMWIGLAIAFDVIAGYTGYLNFGHGAFFGIGAYTIGILMMQANLPFWAALPAGGVAAAIVALIAGIPTLRLKGAYFAIATWALSRAIQQLALNVEFTGGPDGMRLEAFLNPQFFYYLMLITVGATFAILWYLLERAPFGLKLKAIREDEEGAKALGLNPTKLKMQSFILSALPTGILGGIYAYWITFIDPSSTLGDMVSDQAVVMVVFGGMGTLFGPALGAILIFAFKTIFWAYLSDFQLLYLIILGALIAISVIFIPNGLWGTMVKRKAGATRPEQNAEPASETAVLSAVAAPEEGN